In the genome of Kitasatospora cathayae, one region contains:
- a CDS encoding MarR family winged helix-turn-helix transcriptional regulator, producing the protein MPEMSEQDLAAISQLRSSTMRLSRRLKHQRVEESLSPTEMGVLGTLARCGKATPGELARKEHVQPPSMTRIVAMLEEKGLVRREPHPEDRRQVVVSSTEQAEAILAESRRRRNVWLAELAQGLDDEEWAVLREAAPVLYKLAHL; encoded by the coding sequence ATGCCCGAGATGTCCGAGCAGGACCTCGCAGCGATCTCACAGCTGCGGTCGTCCACGATGCGCCTCTCCCGACGACTCAAGCACCAGCGGGTGGAGGAGTCGCTCAGTCCCACCGAGATGGGGGTGCTGGGCACCCTCGCCCGGTGCGGGAAGGCGACGCCGGGTGAGCTCGCCCGGAAGGAGCACGTGCAGCCTCCTTCGATGACCAGGATCGTCGCGATGCTGGAGGAGAAGGGGCTGGTGCGGCGCGAGCCGCACCCCGAGGACCGCCGACAGGTGGTCGTCAGCAGCACCGAGCAGGCCGAGGCGATCCTCGCGGAGAGCCGTCGGCGCCGAAACGTCTGGCTCGCCGAGCTCGCCCAGGGGCTCGACGACGAGGAGTGGGCCGTCCTCCGAGAGGCCGCGCCCGTGCTCTACAAGCTCGCACACCTCTAG
- a CDS encoding VOC family protein has translation MSDLAAEQSGPYVPYPPPPPFEPSTTPGQSPRGDTGFARLAMVTIDCADPVALASFYGELLGWETRHVDENFAILDNPEGGSPLGFGRVAGYRPEPWTEPDGSKHFHLDFYVDDLEESTAKALALGATEAGYQHGRTLKVLIDPAGHPFGLAPLE, from the coding sequence ATGTCCGATCTCGCCGCCGAGCAGTCCGGGCCGTACGTGCCGTACCCGCCGCCCCCGCCGTTCGAGCCGTCCACAACGCCCGGGCAGTCCCCGCGGGGCGACACCGGCTTCGCCCGGCTCGCCATGGTCACCATCGACTGCGCCGACCCGGTCGCGCTGGCCTCGTTCTACGGCGAGCTGCTGGGCTGGGAGACCCGGCACGTGGACGAGAACTTCGCGATCCTGGACAACCCGGAGGGCGGCAGCCCGCTGGGCTTCGGGCGGGTGGCGGGCTACCGGCCGGAGCCGTGGACCGAGCCGGACGGCAGCAAGCACTTCCACCTCGACTTCTACGTGGACGACCTGGAGGAGTCCACCGCGAAGGCCCTCGCGCTCGGCGCGACCGAGGCCGGCTACCAGCACGGCCGCACCCTCAAGGTGCTGATCGATCCGGCCGGCCACCCGTTCGGGCTCGCTCCACTGGAGTAA
- a CDS encoding MHYT domain-containing protein, which translates to MGEIHHADHGWVTPAVSYFVACLGAFVALRSARWALVSQGRSRVAWLLFASTSLGAGIWSMHFIAMLGFSVSGVEISYQPGLTVLSLLVAVAVVGVGLFTVGYWRSHPVLALLVGGLTTGLGVAAMHYLGMAAMVLPGHLGYDHVTVGLSIGIAVFAATAALWAALNIRGTLAVLAAAPVMGVAVCAMHYTGMAALSVRLDPSRSTQGGVMALQFIFPLGVGLGCYVFFGSLAFAVSPSKAATKPLLAGPAAPLPPRTPRVPPQQRRLLGEARARR; encoded by the coding sequence TTGGGTGAGATCCACCATGCCGACCACGGCTGGGTGACGCCGGCGGTCTCGTACTTCGTCGCCTGCCTCGGCGCCTTCGTCGCCCTGCGCAGCGCCCGCTGGGCACTCGTCTCACAGGGCCGCAGCCGGGTCGCCTGGCTGCTCTTCGCCTCGACCTCGCTCGGTGCCGGCATCTGGTCCATGCACTTCATCGCGATGCTCGGCTTCTCGGTCAGCGGCGTCGAGATCAGCTACCAGCCGGGGCTGACCGTGCTCAGCCTGCTGGTCGCCGTCGCCGTGGTGGGCGTCGGGCTGTTCACCGTCGGGTACTGGCGCAGCCATCCCGTGCTGGCCCTGCTGGTCGGCGGGCTGACCACCGGTCTCGGGGTCGCGGCGATGCACTACCTGGGCATGGCCGCGATGGTCCTGCCCGGCCACCTCGGCTACGACCACGTCACGGTGGGCCTGTCGATCGGCATCGCGGTGTTCGCGGCGACGGCCGCGCTCTGGGCCGCGCTGAACATCCGGGGCACCCTCGCCGTACTGGCGGCGGCGCCGGTGATGGGCGTGGCCGTCTGCGCGATGCACTACACCGGGATGGCGGCGCTGTCGGTCCGGCTGGACCCCTCGCGCTCCACCCAGGGCGGCGTGATGGCGCTGCAGTTCATCTTCCCGCTCGGCGTCGGGCTGGGCTGCTACGTCTTCTTCGGTTCGCTGGCCTTCGCCGTCTCGCCGAGCAAGGCCGCCACGAAGCCGCTGCTGGCCGGCCCGGCGGCGCCGCTGCCGCCGCGCACGCCGCGGGTCCCCCCGCAGCAGCGGCGGTTGCTGGGCGAGGCGCGCGCCCGGCGCTGA